The DNA region TAGGGATCACGTCCGTAGGCCAGCAGAAGGTCGCCGCTTTTGCGCTTGACCCAGGTATAGTTCTGCGGTGCATGAGCGAGATCCAGTTCGGATCCGCAAATAAAGTAGTCAGGGTGTTCTTCAACCCACGGATGACCGAGACCCATATGATTGGGGACGAAGTCGAGCATGAGCTTGAGGCCGCGTGCGCGGAGCCGCACGCGAAGGCGCGCCAGGGCTGCATCGCCGCCGAGGTTTTCGTGAACGGTGTAGCCGGTGATCGCGAAACCCGAACCGGCGATGTCTTCTTCGCGCAGGTCCGGAAGCGTCTCGTGAAACTCGCGTCGCCATTCGGGATTGGCACACGAGACTTGTTGCGCGCCCGGTCCGGTTTGCCAAACGCTCAGCAGCCAGATCCAGTCGAAACCTTTTTGCGCTAGACGATCCAACTCCGCGTCCGGAATGTCGTCGAGCGTCGCCGATCGGCCCAGCTTTCGCGCGAGTTCCGTCAACCAAACTCGCGTATTGATCTGATACAGCAAAGGATACCGAGGTCCGGACATGCTCTTTCTCGCTGCGATGTTTCGGTTCAGGGGGCGTCGTTCATCGTTTTCCGCAAGTCGGTCATCGCCTGTTGATTGACCGTCAACATTCCCTCTTGCGGGCGATCAAGATCGGCTACGAGCGTAATCGTAGCGGCGAAGGCCAACACCAGCACGATGATCGCCGGCGAGCGATTGGATTTTGAAAGCCCTTCGCGATAGCCGACGCCCGCCATCGTCAACATCGTAACGAGATACAACGTCGCCCACAGAACGCCCGGGAGGCGACTCTGCAGACCGACGAGAATTCGTTTCGCGTGGATATCGATCGTCTCGTTGAGAGACTCGATAAACAGCCCGACGACGATCGAATTCGAGTGGCTTTTCCCGACCGCCTCCGCCTCTGTCCACAGCGCCTTGTGCAACTCGTCGGAACGACGAAGAACTCGTTCGACGTCACCGGTTCGAACCGCTTCGAGACGTTCGTCGACATACTCGGTCAACAGCTTGCGCACGATCGAACCATGTCCGTCGGGAAGCAGGCCGGCGCGGAGATACGTCGTGCCGATCGCGTTGGCTTCCTCCACGACGATCTGCCTGCGAGCATCG from Planctomycetia bacterium includes:
- a CDS encoding DUF4239 domain-containing protein — protein: MAIFAVLDRLPLWGSFVSVIAIVLVSIELGYRFGRRRRRTSVEEKEAPVGEIIAATLGLLAFILAFTFGLAASRFDARRQIVVEEANAIGTTYLRAGLLPDGHGSIVRKLLTEYVDERLEAVRTGDVERVLRRSDELHKALWTEAEAVGKSHSNSIVVGLFIESLNETIDIHAKRILVGLQSRLPGVLWATLYLVTMLTMAGVGYREGLSKSNRSPAIIVLVLAFAATITLVADLDRPQEGMLTVNQQAMTDLRKTMNDAP